A stretch of the Uranotaenia lowii strain MFRU-FL chromosome 3, ASM2978415v1, whole genome shotgun sequence genome encodes the following:
- the LOC129750738 gene encoding uncharacterized protein LOC129750738 isoform X2: MDIESDGSERWEDFFGSSTDLAPSLLGYYDSLAIKVTASSDGEINGNEPSTPGELIEPLQKPSETAGNPKPESNGNCDDHEIPKLSFIQQRIKSLTSALVGDEDIPPDPEPDIVLRNPEKAQQMAAPAPSQQNPNVGDQNDAFVENCDDSEHRTTIVEARNPYLNLVVVEPPESGESNPLDPTEEHRRKLSYARAQLMNSQPHRLTGSPKFPRSPHGNLLLTPSTSTSTPSLDTVSSNSLSSSKTSLTQTPGTPVLNTRPLSATSICSYSSSSSSGSDNLLLAGGRVCGASYQASVESLADPSECEQNGGGTGLNGSVTTVSGLTMCERAVNEIIDSERSYVEDLGQIIKGYLQDWKERACLKVDELDILFSNIQEIWEFNTKLLSRLNESGGDPVKISDCFVDLHGEFNCYTTYCTRYPEAIALLTRLLQATYTNSLLINTQKMLNHTLPLGSYLLKPVQRILKYHLLLDNLRKHYDDQQVAHAHDLMKNVAHSIDQVKKKLEQQSRVKELSGILDGWLGPDLSVLGELKQEGLLSEHTKPRVVLLFETMLIITKPKEDKRLQFRAYIPCKNLMLVEHLPGEPASFNVIPYNDPKGQIKLTARTRDQKRHWTQLIKHAMLEHFDIPKRAKELVLKLGDDDDRITDKNGTGSWKWPTNHPTTPEYLERRQQFRRSEMRMRSKKMRKNTASSISLDGISQKDIRQPTFQSYSNLEADSGKETKDRNGCKCETVKKELEQVQQTKNRSRSETRLEDGRRMSEEMAKADRNRFKTQGRRSSGSKSGKESLSEVKSYDSMTIPKRISNIRKTRSKTLTGNSTFYTDLGLDNDRSTEDNTVLKITESTDNLSLVESKVESEIIDKVDAAKLKKDSEIISQLILEKNEFKKSNKPLKKKSFDSMRSLSCQSQDEDGYSRKDEPLACPVERIPTPPSTEPPLEDEDEAFRKVEELNKNSEDMLSQLNEIQNDLPTPEPIYESLLRNVHVPYKYVPPLTRSVSQQYGKAADPLRMNCTPKKSRPESDYVTLAYSENVLVNIDGHSVTPKSAIAQLRNSDTNINYHHQFWRKDDDHNNCSVHETRSEIVNLANGEEQPKLHLERHGSLSMKSPKNLLQRFISLHASPSTGSCDSNLHQRKTSFGSDEKPAAIYKQGSLDLGSRIANLDYADPRTLFPQPNSNSNPTNPNILINRGAVKSTSIDSTEQRDSIFSSSDSVCGTYPAELDDESYCYYEKSVEECLENDDFRDSAVYSGDDNDRRLGELDSCEQLVYTSIGEMSKFLKPPTSVVRSSSSASSSCSTSGVCHPPIPAKPAHLEHRKVNVLIRSRPASSGTNLPAHEATKNQEDEPRISQPKGWVLQQVKRFQ; encoded by the exons gtaGCAGCACCGATTTGGCTCCATCTCTGCTGGGCTACTACGATTCACTAGCGATCAAAGTTACCGCAAGCTCTGACGGCGAAATCAACGGAAACGAACCGTCCACGCCAG GTGAACTTATTGAACCACTTCAAAAGCCTTCAGAGACTGCTGGGAACCCTAAACCCGAAAGCAATGGCAACTGTGATGATCACGAAATACCTAAGCTAAGCTTCATCCAGCAGCGTATCAAATCCCTAACGTCTGCCCTCGTTGGAGACGAAGATATTCCACCGGATCCCGAACCGGACATAGTTCTTCGTAATCCCGAGAAAGCCCAACAGATGGCGGCACCAGCACCTAGTCAGCAAAATCCAAATGTTGGTGATCAGAACGATGCCTTCGTCGAGAACTGCGACGATTCCGAACATCGGACCACGATCGTCGAAGCTCGCAATCCCTATCTTAATCTAGTCGTTGTGGAGCCTCCCGAGTCCGGCGAATCGAACCCTCTAGATCCCACCGAAGAACATCGGCGTAAGCTTTCGTACGCACGAGCTCAGCTCATGAACTCCCAGCCACATCGTCTTACGGGTTCTCCAAAATTTCCACGATCACCCCATGGCAATCTACTGCTGACGCCTTCGACGTCAACGTCTACCCCCAGCCTGGATACGGTTAGCTCTAATTCTCTCTCGTCGAGCAAGACTTCGCTGACCCAAACGCCGGGTACTCCGGTCCTAAACACTCGACCTCTCTCCGCGACCTCCATTTGTTCCTACTCATCTAGTAGCAGTTCCGGATCGGACAACTTACTTCTAGCTGGAGGACGAGTCTGTGGGGCCTCCTATCAGGCCAGCGTTGAGAGTCTTGCCGATCCCAGCGAGTGCGAGCAAAATGGCGGAGGAACAGGCTTGAACGGATCGGTCACCACTGTCAGTGGATTAACGATGTGTGAGAGAGCCGTCAACGAAATTATCGACTCGGAGCGGAGCTACGTCGAAGACTTGGGTCAAATAATAAAAGG ATACCTTCAAGATTGGAAGGAACGCGCTTGTTTGAAGGTGGACGAACTGGATATTCTCTTCAGCAACATTCAGGAGATTTGGGAGTTTAATACCAAACTGCTTTCGAGGCTCAACGAATCGGGTGGCGATCCGGTGAAGATATCCGACTGCTTCGTGGATCTGCATGGGGAGTTCAATTGCTACACAACTTATTG TACTCGCTACCCAGAAGCCATCGCCCTGCTAACTCGGCTACTGCAGGCTACCTACACGAATTCGCTGCTCATCAACACCCAGAAGATGTTGAATCACACCCTACCACTTGGGTCTTATCTGCTGAAGCCGGTTCAGCGAATCCTAAAGTACCATCTACTGTTGGAT AACCTCCGGAAGCACTACGACGATCAGCAGGTGGCCCATGCGCATGATCTGATGAAGAATGTGGCGCACAGCATCGATCAGGTGAAGAAGAAGCTGGAACAGCAAAGCCGGGTCAAGGAGCTTTCGGGCATCCTAGATGGGTGGTTAGGTCCGGATCTTTCGGTCTTAGGGGAGTTGAAGCAGGAAGGGCTGCTCAGTGAGCACACCAAACCCAGGGTAGTGCTCCTGTTCGAAACGATGCTCATCATCACCAAACCGAAGGAGGACAAACGGTTGCAGTTTCGCGCTTATATTCCG TGCAAAAACCTCATGCTGGTGGAGCATCTGCCGGGGGAGCCGGCCAGCTTCAATGTGATCCCGTACAACGACCCCAAGGGCCAGATCAAACTCACAGCTCGGACCCGGGACCAGAAGCGGCACTGGACCCAGCTCATCAAGCACGCCATGCTCGAACACTTCGACATCCCGAAGCGGGCCAAAGAGCTGGTACTCAAACTGGGCGATGATGACG ATCGCATAACGGATAAAAATGGTACCGGGAGCTGGAAATGGCCAACGAATCATCCGACGACGCCGGAGTACTTGGAACGGAGGCAGCAATTTAGGCGTAGCGAGATGCGAATGCGTTCGAAGAAGATGCGTAAGAATACAGCCAGTTCGATTTCGTTGGATGGGATTTCTCAGAAAGATATTCGACAGCCGACGTTTCAGTCGTATTCGAATCTGGAGGCGGATTCGGGGAAGGAAACGAAAGATAGAAATGGGTGTAAATGTGAAACCGTTAAGAAGGAATTGGAACAGGTTCAGCAGACCAAGAATAGGAGTCGATCGGAAACGAGGCTGGAAGATGGACGGAGGATGAGTGAGGAGATGGCTAAAGCAGACAGGAATCGATTCAAAACACAAGGTCGTAGGAGTAGTGGATCCAAGTCAGGAAAGGAGAGTCTATCGGAGGTGAAAAGCTATGATTCAATGACGATTCCAAAAAGGATATCGAATATCAGGAAGACGAGATCCAAAACTTTGACTGGTAACTCAACGTTTTACACGGATTTGGGATTGGACAACGATCGATCAACGGAAGACAATACGGTATTGAAAATAACAGAATCAACAGATAATTTGAGCTTGGTAGAATCGAaagttgaatctgaaatcatcgACAAAGTGGATgctgccaaattgaaaaaagattctGAGATCATCTCTCAATTAATTCTGGAGAAGAATGAGTTCAAAAAGTCGAATAAGCCTTTGAAAAAGAAATCATTCGATTCAATGCGATCTCTTTCTTGTCAGAGTCAGGATGAAGATGGTTACAGCCGTAAAGATGAACCCTTGGCTTGTCCAGTTGAAAGGATTCCTACTCCACCGAGTACGGAACCACCTTTGGAGGATGAGGATGAGGCCTTCCGCAAGGTTGAAGAGCTCAACAAGAACTCCGAAGACATGTTGAGTCAgttgaatgaaattcaaaacgaTCTTCCTACTCCAGAACCGATTTACGAATCGCTTCTTCGAAACGTACACGTTCCTTACAAATATGTCCCACCGTTGACGAGATCTGTTTCGCAACAATATGGAAAGGCGGCTGATCCATTACGGATGAATTGTACTCCGAAAAAATCTCGCCCTGAGTCAGATTACGTAACCCTAGCGTACTCAGAAAATGTTCTGGTCAACATCGATGGACATTCGGTTACGCCTAAGTCTGCGATCGCTCAGCTTCGAAACAGTGACACCAACATCAACTACCATCACCAATTTTGGCGCAAGGATGATGATCACAACAACTGTTCAGTTCACGAAACACGATCCGAAATCGTGAACCTCGCAAACGGCGAAGAACAACCCAAACTTCACTTAGAACGTCATGGTAGTTTAAGCATGAAATCACCAAAGAACCTACTTCAAAGATTTATCAGCCTTCACGCTTCTCCTTCAACCGGAAGCTGTGACAGCAATCTTCATCAGCGGAAAACCTCCTTCGGATCCGACGAAAAGCCTGCAGCTATCTACAAACAGGGCAGCCTAGATCTCGGGTCCCGTATTGCCAATCTGGACTACGCAGACCCCCGGACTCTGTTCCCGCAGCCAAACTCCAACTCGAATCCCACCAATCCAAACATTCTCATCAACCGTGGAGCCGTCAAATCCACCTCGATCGATTCCACTGAGCAGCGAGACTCAATCTTCTCCTCCAGTGATAGCGTTTGTGGAACCTATCCCGCAGAGCTGGACGACGAATCATACTGCTACTACGAGAAATCCGTCGAAGAGTGTCTGGAAAACGACGATTTCCGCGACTCGGCCGTCTACAGTGGAGACGATAACGACCGGAGATTAGGCGAACTGGACAGTTGTGAACAACTGGTCTACACATCGATTGGAGAGATGAGCAAATTTCTGAAACCACCCACCTCAGTAGTGCGATCATCTTCATCCGCCTCCAGTAGCTGTTCGACTTCCGGCGTTTGCCATCCTCCAATCCCCGCTAAACCGGCTCATCTCGAGCACCGTAAGGTCAATGTTCTAATCAGGAGCAGACCCGCTTCAAGTGGCACCAATCTACCAGCTCATGAAGCCACGAAAAATCAGGAAGACGAACCCCGGATCAGCCAACCGAAGGGTTGGGTCCTGCAGCAAGTGAAACGGTTCCAATAG
- the LOC129750738 gene encoding uncharacterized protein LOC129750738 isoform X1 codes for MDIESDGSERWEDFFGSSTDLAPSLLGYYDSLAIKVTASSDGEINGNEPSTPGDALNNNIKINNLNAAAIIPSSSTPATFITSHHSQLRIVNSSEASHISHEQRSFQSGLIKFKSVGHSNIGHTRPSRASFHHPKLGEKFRNLSSNVQRILSNTESTVDGDLQDQLNPVRLPPAPFHRNQPQSASFSTSRSLFSNPSTKHTVKNLPLSRNITKFTNQVTSAGELIEPLQKPSETAGNPKPESNGNCDDHEIPKLSFIQQRIKSLTSALVGDEDIPPDPEPDIVLRNPEKAQQMAAPAPSQQNPNVGDQNDAFVENCDDSEHRTTIVEARNPYLNLVVVEPPESGESNPLDPTEEHRRKLSYARAQLMNSQPHRLTGSPKFPRSPHGNLLLTPSTSTSTPSLDTVSSNSLSSSKTSLTQTPGTPVLNTRPLSATSICSYSSSSSSGSDNLLLAGGRVCGASYQASVESLADPSECEQNGGGTGLNGSVTTVSGLTMCERAVNEIIDSERSYVEDLGQIIKGYLQDWKERACLKVDELDILFSNIQEIWEFNTKLLSRLNESGGDPVKISDCFVDLHGEFNCYTTYCTRYPEAIALLTRLLQATYTNSLLINTQKMLNHTLPLGSYLLKPVQRILKYHLLLDNLRKHYDDQQVAHAHDLMKNVAHSIDQVKKKLEQQSRVKELSGILDGWLGPDLSVLGELKQEGLLSEHTKPRVVLLFETMLIITKPKEDKRLQFRAYIPCKNLMLVEHLPGEPASFNVIPYNDPKGQIKLTARTRDQKRHWTQLIKHAMLEHFDIPKRAKELVLKLGDDDDRITDKNGTGSWKWPTNHPTTPEYLERRQQFRRSEMRMRSKKMRKNTASSISLDGISQKDIRQPTFQSYSNLEADSGKETKDRNGCKCETVKKELEQVQQTKNRSRSETRLEDGRRMSEEMAKADRNRFKTQGRRSSGSKSGKESLSEVKSYDSMTIPKRISNIRKTRSKTLTGNSTFYTDLGLDNDRSTEDNTVLKITESTDNLSLVESKVESEIIDKVDAAKLKKDSEIISQLILEKNEFKKSNKPLKKKSFDSMRSLSCQSQDEDGYSRKDEPLACPVERIPTPPSTEPPLEDEDEAFRKVEELNKNSEDMLSQLNEIQNDLPTPEPIYESLLRNVHVPYKYVPPLTRSVSQQYGKAADPLRMNCTPKKSRPESDYVTLAYSENVLVNIDGHSVTPKSAIAQLRNSDTNINYHHQFWRKDDDHNNCSVHETRSEIVNLANGEEQPKLHLERHGSLSMKSPKNLLQRFISLHASPSTGSCDSNLHQRKTSFGSDEKPAAIYKQGSLDLGSRIANLDYADPRTLFPQPNSNSNPTNPNILINRGAVKSTSIDSTEQRDSIFSSSDSVCGTYPAELDDESYCYYEKSVEECLENDDFRDSAVYSGDDNDRRLGELDSCEQLVYTSIGEMSKFLKPPTSVVRSSSSASSSCSTSGVCHPPIPAKPAHLEHRKVNVLIRSRPASSGTNLPAHEATKNQEDEPRISQPKGWVLQQVKRFQ; via the exons gtaGCAGCACCGATTTGGCTCCATCTCTGCTGGGCTACTACGATTCACTAGCGATCAAAGTTACCGCAAGCTCTGACGGCGAAATCAACGGAAACGAACCGTCCACGCCAGGTGACGCTTTAAATAATAATATCAAAATCAACAACCTGAACGCCGCAGCGATCATTCCAAGTTCATCAACACCCGCAACATTCATCACCAGTCATCATAGTCAGCTTAGGATAGTGAACTCGAGTGAAGCCAGCCACATTTCGCATGAACAGCGTTCATTTCAGTCGGGGTTGATCAAGTTCAAATCAGTAGGCCATAGCAACATTGGGCATACAAGGCCTTCGAGGGCTTCATTTCATCATCCAAAGCTTGGTGAAAAGTTTCGCAATCTATCGTCCAACGTTCAGCGGATTCTGTCCAATACAGAATCTACCGTAGACGGTGATCTTCAGGACCAATTGAACCCTGTGAGGTTACCACCTGCACCATTTCACAGAAATCAACCGCAATCGGCTTCATTCAGCACTAGTCGATCGCTATTTAGCAATCCATCAACCAAGCATACTGTCAAAAATCTTCCTCTATCGCGGAACATTACCAAATTCACCAACCAAGTCACGTCCGCAGGTGAACTTATTGAACCACTTCAAAAGCCTTCAGAGACTGCTGGGAACCCTAAACCCGAAAGCAATGGCAACTGTGATGATCACGAAATACCTAAGCTAAGCTTCATCCAGCAGCGTATCAAATCCCTAACGTCTGCCCTCGTTGGAGACGAAGATATTCCACCGGATCCCGAACCGGACATAGTTCTTCGTAATCCCGAGAAAGCCCAACAGATGGCGGCACCAGCACCTAGTCAGCAAAATCCAAATGTTGGTGATCAGAACGATGCCTTCGTCGAGAACTGCGACGATTCCGAACATCGGACCACGATCGTCGAAGCTCGCAATCCCTATCTTAATCTAGTCGTTGTGGAGCCTCCCGAGTCCGGCGAATCGAACCCTCTAGATCCCACCGAAGAACATCGGCGTAAGCTTTCGTACGCACGAGCTCAGCTCATGAACTCCCAGCCACATCGTCTTACGGGTTCTCCAAAATTTCCACGATCACCCCATGGCAATCTACTGCTGACGCCTTCGACGTCAACGTCTACCCCCAGCCTGGATACGGTTAGCTCTAATTCTCTCTCGTCGAGCAAGACTTCGCTGACCCAAACGCCGGGTACTCCGGTCCTAAACACTCGACCTCTCTCCGCGACCTCCATTTGTTCCTACTCATCTAGTAGCAGTTCCGGATCGGACAACTTACTTCTAGCTGGAGGACGAGTCTGTGGGGCCTCCTATCAGGCCAGCGTTGAGAGTCTTGCCGATCCCAGCGAGTGCGAGCAAAATGGCGGAGGAACAGGCTTGAACGGATCGGTCACCACTGTCAGTGGATTAACGATGTGTGAGAGAGCCGTCAACGAAATTATCGACTCGGAGCGGAGCTACGTCGAAGACTTGGGTCAAATAATAAAAGG ATACCTTCAAGATTGGAAGGAACGCGCTTGTTTGAAGGTGGACGAACTGGATATTCTCTTCAGCAACATTCAGGAGATTTGGGAGTTTAATACCAAACTGCTTTCGAGGCTCAACGAATCGGGTGGCGATCCGGTGAAGATATCCGACTGCTTCGTGGATCTGCATGGGGAGTTCAATTGCTACACAACTTATTG TACTCGCTACCCAGAAGCCATCGCCCTGCTAACTCGGCTACTGCAGGCTACCTACACGAATTCGCTGCTCATCAACACCCAGAAGATGTTGAATCACACCCTACCACTTGGGTCTTATCTGCTGAAGCCGGTTCAGCGAATCCTAAAGTACCATCTACTGTTGGAT AACCTCCGGAAGCACTACGACGATCAGCAGGTGGCCCATGCGCATGATCTGATGAAGAATGTGGCGCACAGCATCGATCAGGTGAAGAAGAAGCTGGAACAGCAAAGCCGGGTCAAGGAGCTTTCGGGCATCCTAGATGGGTGGTTAGGTCCGGATCTTTCGGTCTTAGGGGAGTTGAAGCAGGAAGGGCTGCTCAGTGAGCACACCAAACCCAGGGTAGTGCTCCTGTTCGAAACGATGCTCATCATCACCAAACCGAAGGAGGACAAACGGTTGCAGTTTCGCGCTTATATTCCG TGCAAAAACCTCATGCTGGTGGAGCATCTGCCGGGGGAGCCGGCCAGCTTCAATGTGATCCCGTACAACGACCCCAAGGGCCAGATCAAACTCACAGCTCGGACCCGGGACCAGAAGCGGCACTGGACCCAGCTCATCAAGCACGCCATGCTCGAACACTTCGACATCCCGAAGCGGGCCAAAGAGCTGGTACTCAAACTGGGCGATGATGACG ATCGCATAACGGATAAAAATGGTACCGGGAGCTGGAAATGGCCAACGAATCATCCGACGACGCCGGAGTACTTGGAACGGAGGCAGCAATTTAGGCGTAGCGAGATGCGAATGCGTTCGAAGAAGATGCGTAAGAATACAGCCAGTTCGATTTCGTTGGATGGGATTTCTCAGAAAGATATTCGACAGCCGACGTTTCAGTCGTATTCGAATCTGGAGGCGGATTCGGGGAAGGAAACGAAAGATAGAAATGGGTGTAAATGTGAAACCGTTAAGAAGGAATTGGAACAGGTTCAGCAGACCAAGAATAGGAGTCGATCGGAAACGAGGCTGGAAGATGGACGGAGGATGAGTGAGGAGATGGCTAAAGCAGACAGGAATCGATTCAAAACACAAGGTCGTAGGAGTAGTGGATCCAAGTCAGGAAAGGAGAGTCTATCGGAGGTGAAAAGCTATGATTCAATGACGATTCCAAAAAGGATATCGAATATCAGGAAGACGAGATCCAAAACTTTGACTGGTAACTCAACGTTTTACACGGATTTGGGATTGGACAACGATCGATCAACGGAAGACAATACGGTATTGAAAATAACAGAATCAACAGATAATTTGAGCTTGGTAGAATCGAaagttgaatctgaaatcatcgACAAAGTGGATgctgccaaattgaaaaaagattctGAGATCATCTCTCAATTAATTCTGGAGAAGAATGAGTTCAAAAAGTCGAATAAGCCTTTGAAAAAGAAATCATTCGATTCAATGCGATCTCTTTCTTGTCAGAGTCAGGATGAAGATGGTTACAGCCGTAAAGATGAACCCTTGGCTTGTCCAGTTGAAAGGATTCCTACTCCACCGAGTACGGAACCACCTTTGGAGGATGAGGATGAGGCCTTCCGCAAGGTTGAAGAGCTCAACAAGAACTCCGAAGACATGTTGAGTCAgttgaatgaaattcaaaacgaTCTTCCTACTCCAGAACCGATTTACGAATCGCTTCTTCGAAACGTACACGTTCCTTACAAATATGTCCCACCGTTGACGAGATCTGTTTCGCAACAATATGGAAAGGCGGCTGATCCATTACGGATGAATTGTACTCCGAAAAAATCTCGCCCTGAGTCAGATTACGTAACCCTAGCGTACTCAGAAAATGTTCTGGTCAACATCGATGGACATTCGGTTACGCCTAAGTCTGCGATCGCTCAGCTTCGAAACAGTGACACCAACATCAACTACCATCACCAATTTTGGCGCAAGGATGATGATCACAACAACTGTTCAGTTCACGAAACACGATCCGAAATCGTGAACCTCGCAAACGGCGAAGAACAACCCAAACTTCACTTAGAACGTCATGGTAGTTTAAGCATGAAATCACCAAAGAACCTACTTCAAAGATTTATCAGCCTTCACGCTTCTCCTTCAACCGGAAGCTGTGACAGCAATCTTCATCAGCGGAAAACCTCCTTCGGATCCGACGAAAAGCCTGCAGCTATCTACAAACAGGGCAGCCTAGATCTCGGGTCCCGTATTGCCAATCTGGACTACGCAGACCCCCGGACTCTGTTCCCGCAGCCAAACTCCAACTCGAATCCCACCAATCCAAACATTCTCATCAACCGTGGAGCCGTCAAATCCACCTCGATCGATTCCACTGAGCAGCGAGACTCAATCTTCTCCTCCAGTGATAGCGTTTGTGGAACCTATCCCGCAGAGCTGGACGACGAATCATACTGCTACTACGAGAAATCCGTCGAAGAGTGTCTGGAAAACGACGATTTCCGCGACTCGGCCGTCTACAGTGGAGACGATAACGACCGGAGATTAGGCGAACTGGACAGTTGTGAACAACTGGTCTACACATCGATTGGAGAGATGAGCAAATTTCTGAAACCACCCACCTCAGTAGTGCGATCATCTTCATCCGCCTCCAGTAGCTGTTCGACTTCCGGCGTTTGCCATCCTCCAATCCCCGCTAAACCGGCTCATCTCGAGCACCGTAAGGTCAATGTTCTAATCAGGAGCAGACCCGCTTCAAGTGGCACCAATCTACCAGCTCATGAAGCCACGAAAAATCAGGAAGACGAACCCCGGATCAGCCAACCGAAGGGTTGGGTCCTGCAGCAAGTGAAACGGTTCCAATAG